A section of the Ovis canadensis isolate MfBH-ARS-UI-01 breed Bighorn chromosome 1, ARS-UI_OviCan_v2, whole genome shotgun sequence genome encodes:
- the LOC138428793 gene encoding olfactory receptor 5J3-like, whose amino-acid sequence MNNQTDVTEFIFLGFSNHPSLQGLFFLIFLVIYLTTLLGNTLIIISTGISSALHTPMYYFLSNLSFLDICYTSTTIPVMLMNFFREKKTISYDSCLSQVFFLVTCAGAECVLLAAMAYDRYVAICHPLQYPVLMSVKVCVFLVTGSWLCGLVNSVTHTVLAATLTLCGPNQISHFLCDIPFLLKLSCSDTSLNEFVLHVASATIGLSPCLFTAVSYILIISAILRIPSAQGRSKAFSTCASHLTVVVVFYGTANFNYDRPREGYSLDMDILVSVLFCVMTPMLNPIIYSLRNKEVKCTLRKLVGGYVFLGNILSRGQWSSN is encoded by the coding sequence ATGAACAATCAAACAGATGTCACTGAATTTATCTTCTTGGGATTTTCCAACCACCCCAGCCTACAGGGCTTATTCTTCCTGATCTTCCTGGTCATTTATCTGACAACCCTCCTTGGGAACACACTCATAATAATATCTACCGGGATCAGTTCTGCTCTCCACACTCCAATGTATTACTTTCTGAGCAACTTGAGCTTCTTGGACATCTGCTACACATCCACCACCATTCCAGTTATGCTAATGAACTTCTTTCGGGAGAAGAAGACCATCTCCTATGACAGCTGCCTTTCCCAGGTCTTTTTCCTCGTGACATGTGCTGGTGCTGAATGTGTCTTACTGGCAGCTATGGCTTATGACCGCTATGTAGCCATCTGCCACCCTCTTCAATATCCTGTCCTCATGAGTGTAAAGGTCTGTGTTTTTTTGGTGACTGGGTCCTGGCTATGTGGGCTGGTGAATTCTGTGACACACACAGTGCTGGCAGCCACACTCACTCTGTGTGGACCCAACCAGATCAGTCACTTTCTCTGTGACATCCCATTCCTCCTAAAGCTGTCCTGCTCTGACACCTCTCTCAATGAGTTTGTGCTCCATGTGGCCAGTGCTACCATTGGCCTGAGTCCCTGCCTGTTTACTGCTGTGTCCTACATACTTATCATCTCTGCCATCCTTAGGATTCCCTCTGCTCAGGGCAGGAGCAAGGCCTTTTCTACCTGTGCATCCCAcctcactgtggtggtggttttttatGGAACAGCCAACTTCAACTATGACAGACCCAGAGAAGGCTACTCCCTAGACATGGACATCCTAGTCTCTGTACTGTTCTGTGTTATGACCCCCATGTTAAACCCCATTATCTACAGCTTGAGAAACAAGGAGGTCAAATGTACCCTGAGGAAGCTAGTTGGAGGGTATGTGTTCCTGGGCAATATTTTGTCTAGAGGTCAATGGTCTTCAAACTAG